From one Lysinibacillus sp. G4S2 genomic stretch:
- a CDS encoding toxic anion resistance protein encodes MSEFDNDLFKSKDPFASENPLLQPNPLLQMEQEQKQKPVLVSEQELSQIAQNQLALKQDPQVHALAQKIDVKDQIAMLELGKETANGISTFSDKMLATMKSSKLEESSVLLNNLNKIMDKFDPQDFAEDKKGGFLTKLFSKGKEQLEKFLSKYDSMNKEVDVIFREVQKYEGEMKRNTIDLENLYDQNLNYFQSLSKFIAAIEVKTDEVRSSLPALEQKAQTGDQLAAMEYETMLRAVDLLEQRRYDLEMAQQVSFQSAPQIRLMQQGNNHLIAKINSAFVTTIPIFKQGLIHAVTLKRQKLISDSMVELDRRTNEMLVRNAENISKNSVNIARAAGSPSIKIETIETTWQTIMSGIQETKQIQAETARNREEGRKRIERLQLEYEKLKKM; translated from the coding sequence ATGTCTGAATTCGACAACGACCTATTTAAATCAAAAGATCCATTCGCATCAGAAAATCCATTGTTACAACCGAATCCATTATTACAGATGGAGCAGGAACAAAAACAAAAACCTGTACTTGTTTCTGAGCAAGAGCTATCACAAATTGCTCAAAATCAACTTGCGTTGAAACAAGATCCCCAGGTTCATGCACTAGCACAAAAAATTGATGTTAAAGACCAAATTGCCATGTTAGAGCTTGGAAAAGAAACAGCAAATGGTATTTCTACTTTTTCAGATAAAATGCTGGCAACGATGAAATCAAGTAAGCTTGAGGAATCAAGTGTATTATTAAACAATTTAAATAAAATTATGGATAAATTTGATCCTCAAGATTTTGCAGAGGATAAAAAAGGTGGCTTCCTTACTAAGTTATTTAGTAAAGGGAAGGAACAATTAGAAAAGTTTCTATCCAAGTATGACAGCATGAATAAGGAAGTTGATGTCATTTTCCGTGAGGTTCAAAAATACGAAGGTGAAATGAAACGTAATACCATTGATCTTGAAAACTTATATGATCAAAACTTAAACTACTTCCAAAGTTTAAGTAAATTTATTGCGGCAATTGAAGTGAAAACAGATGAGGTTCGTTCATCATTACCAGCACTTGAACAAAAAGCACAAACTGGTGATCAATTAGCAGCAATGGAATATGAAACGATGCTACGTGCAGTGGATTTACTAGAACAACGTCGTTATGATTTAGAAATGGCACAGCAAGTTTCATTCCAGTCTGCACCACAAATTCGTTTAATGCAGCAAGGTAATAACCATTTGATTGCTAAAATTAACTCTGCGTTTGTTACGACAATTCCTATATTCAAGCAAGGGCTTATCCATGCAGTAACGTTAAAACGTCAAAAGCTTATTTCTGATTCCATGGTTGAACTCGACCGACGTACAAATGAAATGCTTGTACGAAATGCAGAAAATATTAGTAAAAATAGTGTTAATATCGCGCGTGCTGCTGGTAGCCCAAGTATTAAAATCGAAACAATTGAAACGACATGGCAAACAATTATGTCCGGTATTCAAGAAACGAAGCAAATTCAAGCAGAAACAGCGAGAAATCGTGAGGAAGGCCGTAAACGTATAGAACGCTTGCAGCTGGAATACGAAAAACTGAAAAAAATGTAA
- a CDS encoding ABC transporter ATP-binding protein: MTLQLQHVTKKYKDFTAVNDLNFTIEKGEIFGLIGQNGAGKTTTFRMILDLQETTAGTITWDGKAVNIINRDVLGYLPEERGIFPTMKVEDQLYFFGELRGMKKAELKKEIDFWINRFELEERRKDKAETLSKGNQQKVQLIASFIHKPQFLILDEPFSGLDPVNKDLLKDAILLLKEQGTTILFSSHQMDNVEELCDHLCLLKRGVSLFSGSLLDLKKQYGKIKLAVRTDWSTTQLLTLEGVKDVRVEKEQTVLTLENESFAQSIFDQLSNGKYIEKFSLDYLTLDEIFKDKVGGNVVEV; this comes from the coding sequence ATGACATTACAATTACAACATGTCACGAAGAAGTATAAAGATTTTACAGCAGTCAATGATCTAAATTTCACCATTGAGAAAGGAGAAATTTTTGGATTGATTGGACAAAACGGTGCTGGTAAAACGACAACGTTCCGTATGATCTTAGATTTACAGGAAACAACAGCCGGCACAATTACATGGGATGGCAAGGCAGTTAATATTATAAACCGTGATGTTCTTGGTTATTTACCAGAGGAACGAGGGATTTTTCCAACGATGAAGGTAGAAGATCAGCTTTACTTTTTTGGCGAGCTACGTGGCATGAAAAAAGCTGAACTGAAAAAAGAAATTGATTTTTGGATTAACCGTTTCGAGCTTGAAGAAAGGCGAAAAGATAAAGCCGAGACATTGTCAAAAGGAAATCAACAAAAAGTACAATTAATAGCAAGCTTTATTCATAAGCCACAATTCTTAATTTTAGATGAGCCGTTTAGTGGTCTTGATCCGGTAAATAAGGATTTACTAAAGGATGCTATTCTATTGTTAAAGGAACAAGGAACTACCATTTTATTCTCTAGTCACCAAATGGATAATGTTGAAGAGCTTTGTGACCATCTTTGTTTATTAAAACGCGGTGTTTCCCTTTTTTCAGGTAGTTTACTAGATTTAAAGAAACAATATGGCAAAATTAAACTGGCGGTTCGTACAGACTGGTCGACAACACAATTGTTGACACTTGAAGGCGTTAAAGATGTTCGAGTAGAAAAAGAGCAAACAGTGCTTACATTAGAAAATGAAAGTTTTGCACAGAGCATTTTTGACCAGCTTTCAAATGGGAAATACATTGAAAAATTCAGCTTAGATTATTTAACACTAGATGAAATTTTTAAAGATAAGGTAGGTGGCAACGTTGTCGAAGTTTAA
- a CDS encoding ABC transporter permease: MATLSKFNLLMKQLYKSKIKSRSFVFMTLLYVGIMSVAVFWSDIKELFTGNEEAQKIAIVNETSADFSEIFVSNEDIKYVQDETNIKDLEKKVKDEKLAAIITISDEKGQLHAEIATFTPLKLNDQSTISSLLQYAGKNYAVQQLALSPEQAAQIMDAQTVISNKNLNEKTVGGKSEEEKQSGLVVSYAVGILIYFFISTFLSMITTEIASEKGSRAMEMLLVSVKPATHFKAKIAGVLLLALTQMGIIAVVFLIYAKFVKDGAVWDMAAGIVKELSVGYVIYAVVFLLLTIILYLIIGALFGSLVSKVEEAGQVLMPAIIITMMGFYVMLSGMGNPDTIFIKIFSYIPLTSGMVMPMRIGATDVGVMVPLISLGILIATIIVAYVFSLSFYKRSVLTYSTGGVIQKIKTVLKVTT, from the coding sequence GTGGCAACGTTGTCGAAGTTTAATTTATTGATGAAACAATTATATAAATCAAAAATAAAGTCTAGATCCTTTGTGTTTATGACTTTACTGTACGTGGGCATTATGTCCGTCGCCGTTTTTTGGTCGGATATTAAAGAGCTTTTTACAGGTAATGAAGAGGCGCAGAAAATTGCGATTGTGAATGAAACATCAGCGGATTTTAGTGAGATCTTTGTGTCAAACGAGGACATAAAATATGTTCAGGATGAAACGAATATAAAAGACTTAGAGAAAAAAGTTAAAGATGAGAAACTCGCAGCAATTATTACAATAAGTGATGAAAAGGGTCAATTACATGCTGAAATTGCAACTTTTACTCCTTTAAAATTAAATGATCAATCAACGATTTCTTCATTATTGCAATATGCAGGTAAAAATTATGCAGTTCAGCAGCTAGCGTTATCGCCAGAGCAGGCTGCTCAAATTATGGATGCACAAACAGTTATTTCGAATAAAAATTTAAATGAAAAAACAGTAGGCGGTAAAAGTGAGGAAGAAAAACAATCAGGGTTAGTAGTATCATATGCAGTCGGAATTTTAATCTACTTCTTTATTTCTACTTTCCTATCAATGATTACAACTGAAATTGCTTCAGAAAAAGGTTCTCGAGCGATGGAAATGCTCTTAGTAAGTGTTAAGCCAGCTACCCATTTTAAAGCAAAAATTGCGGGAGTATTACTACTTGCTTTAACACAGATGGGTATTATTGCAGTGGTATTTCTTATCTACGCGAAATTTGTGAAAGATGGAGCTGTTTGGGATATGGCAGCCGGTATTGTAAAAGAACTTTCGGTTGGCTATGTCATATATGCTGTAGTATTCCTACTATTAACAATTATTCTTTACTTAATTATTGGAGCATTATTTGGCTCGTTAGTTTCTAAAGTAGAGGAAGCTGGCCAAGTTTTAATGCCTGCAATTATTATTACAATGATGGGATTCTATGTAATGCTTTCAGGTATGGGCAATCCAGACACGATTTTCATTAAAATATTCTCTTATATACCGTTAACTTCTGGTATGGTTATGCCGATGCGTATTGGTGCAACAGATGTTGGAGTAATGGTACCACTTATATCTTTAGGTATTTTAATAGCAACAATTATTGTGGCATACGTATTTAGTTTATCATTCTACAAACGCAGTGTGCTAACATATAGTACAGGTGGCGTAATCCAAAAAATTAAAACGGTATTAAAAGTTACAACATGA